Proteins encoded together in one Thalassotalea crassostreae window:
- a CDS encoding D-2-hydroxyacid dehydrogenase produces the protein MRAVFLDRSTLDDSVSLELVEKQLSAISYYESTPASKVISRSRFADVILTNKVEISAEHIAQLPKLRLILICATGANNVDLAAAKKAGIGVCNVKGYSTSSVSQYVFAMLLEYFQKTSEYLQNVKHGHWQESPIFCHFSNPINQLAGKTIAIIGYGTIGRNVAKIANAFDMKVLIAERKGSSTIREQRVSFEQALSEADIVSLHSPLTPETEQLINADTLRLMKSGSVLVNTARGGLINSEHLLQALKSKKLGAAILDVLEHEPPTADHVLIKSKLNNLMVTAHIAWGSLQAQQALVQILADNLLSFKSNETLNRLV, from the coding sequence ATGAGAGCTGTATTTTTAGATCGAAGTACATTAGATGATAGTGTTTCATTAGAACTAGTAGAAAAGCAATTGAGCGCAATTAGTTATTATGAATCAACACCAGCGTCTAAAGTAATCAGTCGTTCACGTTTTGCTGATGTGATCTTAACCAATAAAGTGGAGATCAGCGCAGAACATATCGCTCAATTACCAAAGCTCAGGTTGATTCTAATCTGTGCTACAGGTGCGAATAATGTTGACTTAGCCGCGGCTAAGAAAGCAGGTATCGGTGTGTGTAATGTGAAAGGCTATTCAACCTCCTCTGTGAGTCAGTATGTTTTTGCCATGTTGCTCGAGTATTTTCAGAAAACGTCCGAATATCTACAAAATGTGAAACACGGTCATTGGCAAGAAAGCCCAATATTTTGCCATTTTTCAAATCCAATAAATCAATTAGCAGGCAAAACTATCGCGATTATTGGCTATGGCACCATTGGCAGAAACGTTGCTAAAATTGCCAATGCGTTTGATATGAAAGTACTCATCGCTGAGCGCAAAGGTTCATCTACTATTCGTGAGCAAAGAGTGAGCTTTGAACAAGCATTATCAGAAGCGGATATTGTCAGTCTACATAGTCCGCTCACACCAGAAACCGAACAACTCATAAATGCAGATACATTACGTTTAATGAAGTCAGGTTCAGTACTGGTAAATACCGCTCGAGGTGGGTTGATTAACAGTGAGCATCTGCTGCAAGCACTCAAATCTAAAAAGTTAGGTGCCGCTATATTAGATGTATTAGAGCATGAACCTCCGACCGCGGATCATGTTTTAATCAAATCAAAACTTAATAACTTAATGGTAACTGCTCATATTGCATGGGGTAGCTTACAAGCTCAACAAGCGTTAGTGCAGATTTTGGCGGATAATCTATTAAGTTTTAAGAGTAATGAAACGTTAAATCGTTTGGTTTAA
- a CDS encoding DUF2375 family protein produces MKDNQSKRVTIIYYDIETIELKYYIGNFPVKAQGRVLIPDSFKDDKSIVAVCEGEHLASNVSNLNISAVDRAKVTATLFYYQSSSLELQLCTNSYSVDDNGRVCIPDDFKQKNSIIAVYQGRLNILNKAGDRAFPVEKVA; encoded by the coding sequence ATGAAAGACAATCAAAGCAAGCGCGTAACTATTATTTATTATGATATTGAGACAATAGAACTTAAATATTATATCGGTAATTTTCCAGTAAAAGCTCAAGGTCGAGTATTAATCCCAGATTCTTTTAAAGACGATAAGTCCATTGTAGCGGTATGCGAAGGTGAGCATCTTGCTTCGAACGTCAGCAACTTAAATATTTCTGCTGTAGATAGAGCAAAAGTAACCGCAACGCTTTTTTATTACCAATCCAGTTCGTTAGAACTGCAATTGTGTACTAATAGTTACTCAGTCGATGACAATGGACGTGTCTGCATCCCAGATGATTTCAAACAGAAAAATTCAATCATTGCAGTGTATCAAGGTAGACTTAATATCCTGAATAAAGCTGGCGATAGAGCTTTTCCAGTTGAGAAAGTGGCCTGA
- a CDS encoding TIGR02922 family protein: MMNTKKVTVFYYENISLELNVSTDDYSYNESGRVIIPEEFKENRSIIAVCEGEVNVLNKVGDRVLPIENVA, encoded by the coding sequence ATGATGAATACTAAAAAAGTTACTGTATTTTATTACGAAAATATATCACTGGAATTAAACGTCAGTACTGATGATTACTCTTACAATGAATCGGGCCGTGTGATCATCCCCGAAGAATTTAAAGAGAACAGATCAATTATTGCCGTATGTGAAGGTGAAGTTAACGTGTTAAATAAAGTTGGTGATAGAGTATTACCGATTGAAAACGTTGCCTAA
- a CDS encoding TIGR02922 family protein produces the protein MNNNKRVTVIFYDVDTLELNHHVDEFPVEHEGRVIIPNSFKQGKSIVAVCEGENTILKTEFAV, from the coding sequence ATGAATAACAACAAGCGCGTTACCGTTATATTTTACGATGTGGATACATTAGAATTAAATCATCACGTCGACGAGTTCCCTGTAGAGCATGAAGGAAGAGTAATCATCCCTAACTCTTTTAAACAAGGAAAATCAATTGTCGCAGTATGTGAAGGTGAAAACACCATACTTAAAACCGAGTTTGCTGTTTAG
- a CDS encoding NAD(P)/FAD-dependent oxidoreductase, with amino-acid sequence MYDPLLKNQIDTNQDYPNSYWANNSGAAPASDGELEGDIESDVVIIGGGYTGLSCALHLAKEHGVKPLLLEANQTAWGCSGRNAGFILKSTGRKPWGTMVKDWGEEVMRGIYAEACAGVDTVNALIEQGIDCESQTPGYIRIAHKPSMFNALQKQADLLQRMFGYDVDVITRQQLQQDYVGDENAHGAIRFHDGYGINPLKLAWGYQQLAMKAGAKIHTHSPVIEWQQQQSKELLITPKARITADKVVLATNGYTPKGFHQAINNKTLPVLSQIIVTRALTEAELEQCNFLTSNVVMDTRALKYYYRKLPDNRILFGGRGAITGKGAENPYYADRLLSVLKQNFPDLSDLTYDYAWAGWICMALDDIPHINSAEDRSNVFYAAGYCGNGVSFSVQAGKRLAQMVAGETLPNLPLYQTQLKPFPMPALRRLGQWGYFHYGKFKDNYL; translated from the coding sequence ATGTACGATCCATTGCTCAAAAACCAAATAGATACAAATCAAGATTACCCAAACAGCTATTGGGCAAATAATAGTGGCGCTGCACCTGCTTCTGATGGGGAGTTAGAAGGTGATATAGAATCAGATGTTGTCATAATAGGTGGCGGTTATACCGGATTAAGTTGTGCGTTACATTTGGCTAAAGAGCATGGGGTAAAGCCATTGTTACTTGAAGCTAACCAAACTGCATGGGGTTGCAGTGGTCGCAATGCCGGATTTATTCTCAAATCAACTGGTCGTAAACCTTGGGGCACCATGGTCAAAGATTGGGGAGAAGAGGTCATGCGTGGTATTTATGCTGAAGCATGTGCTGGCGTGGATACGGTAAATGCACTAATTGAACAAGGGATAGACTGTGAAAGTCAAACTCCTGGTTATATTAGGATTGCCCATAAACCGTCGATGTTTAATGCACTGCAAAAACAAGCTGATTTACTGCAGAGAATGTTTGGCTATGATGTTGATGTGATAACCAGACAGCAGTTGCAACAAGATTATGTTGGTGATGAAAATGCTCATGGTGCGATTCGCTTTCATGATGGCTATGGAATTAACCCCCTTAAATTAGCGTGGGGTTACCAACAATTAGCGATGAAGGCGGGAGCCAAAATACACACTCATTCACCGGTGATTGAGTGGCAGCAACAGCAAAGTAAAGAATTACTTATCACTCCTAAAGCCAGGATAACGGCGGACAAAGTGGTCTTGGCGACTAATGGTTATACACCCAAAGGATTTCATCAAGCGATAAATAATAAAACACTGCCTGTACTATCACAAATAATCGTCACTCGAGCGCTTACTGAAGCTGAATTAGAACAGTGTAATTTTTTAACGTCGAATGTTGTGATGGATACCAGAGCATTAAAGTACTATTACCGTAAACTACCAGATAATCGTATTTTATTTGGAGGTAGAGGCGCTATTACCGGCAAGGGCGCCGAAAATCCTTATTATGCCGATCGGTTACTTAGCGTATTAAAACAAAATTTCCCTGATCTTTCAGACTTAACATACGATTATGCATGGGCTGGATGGATATGTATGGCTTTGGATGATATTCCTCATATCAATAGTGCCGAAGATCGAAGTAATGTATTTTATGCGGCCGGTTATTGCGGTAATGGCGTGTCTTTTTCAGTGCAAGCAGGGAAACGTTTAGCACAAATGGTTGCTGGAGAAACATTACCAAACCTACCTTTATATCAAACCCAACTTAAACCGTTTCCTATGCCAGCATTAAGGCGTTTGGGACAATGGGGTTACTTTCATTATGGCAAGTTTAAGGACAATTATTTGTAG
- the ung gene encoding uracil-DNA glycosylase: protein MATWQSLLNNEQQQPYFIDMVDKIAAERASGIEVFPQDKDIYQAMELTEFDNIKVVILGQDPYHGPEQAHGLAFSVQPGIKTPPSLVNIYKELATDINGFTIPKHGYLKSWAEQGVLLLNTVLTVQRGNAHSHAKLGWEIYTDKIIELINRHQQGVVFLLWGSHAQKKGAFIDTDKHCVLTSAHPSPLSAYRGFFGCKHFSKANEYLHSINKTEIDWQITDSQMLLL, encoded by the coding sequence ATGGCAACTTGGCAATCGTTATTAAACAACGAACAGCAGCAACCCTATTTTATCGACATGGTCGATAAAATAGCTGCTGAGCGAGCTTCTGGAATTGAAGTCTTTCCTCAGGACAAAGATATCTATCAAGCAATGGAATTGACTGAGTTTGATAATATAAAAGTTGTTATTCTTGGTCAGGATCCTTATCACGGTCCTGAACAAGCTCATGGATTAGCTTTTTCAGTACAACCAGGAATAAAGACCCCACCTTCTTTAGTCAACATATATAAAGAACTTGCAACAGATATCAATGGTTTCACAATCCCTAAGCACGGATATTTAAAGTCATGGGCAGAACAAGGCGTATTGCTGCTTAATACTGTGCTTACGGTGCAGCGTGGCAATGCCCATTCACATGCTAAGCTTGGCTGGGAAATTTATACCGATAAGATTATTGAATTGATAAACAGACACCAACAAGGCGTTGTTTTTCTATTATGGGGGTCTCATGCTCAGAAAAAAGGGGCATTTATCGATACCGATAAACATTGCGTTTTAACCAGTGCTCACCCTTCACCTTTGTCGGCCTATCGTGGGTTTTTCGGTTGTAAACATTTCTCAAAAGCGAATGAATATTTGCACTCAATAAATAAAACTGAAATTGACTGGCAAATAACAGACAGCCAAATGTTATTGCTTTAA
- a CDS encoding GNAT family N-acetyltransferase has protein sequence MNSIKINATDIEYRAMTEGDFAKIIALGNSVHGDGYLDNENIAQWHKRGLKDELNASFVAYYNEQLIGFRISFAPGKFNLDKWYSPQLWKTTVDHTAYFKCNTVDADYRGLGIGSKLLTLAKEVLIKQGGQAGVSHLWRQSPGNSAVGYFTKCGGELIKDHPDKWYADSVAGYECTLCARDCHCVAAEMIIYFN, from the coding sequence ATGAACTCAATCAAGATTAACGCTACTGATATTGAATATAGAGCAATGACAGAAGGTGACTTTGCCAAAATTATTGCTCTGGGAAACTCTGTTCACGGTGATGGTTATTTAGATAATGAAAATATTGCTCAGTGGCATAAACGTGGACTTAAAGATGAATTAAATGCAAGTTTTGTTGCCTATTACAATGAGCAACTGATCGGCTTTCGAATTAGTTTTGCACCAGGTAAATTTAACTTAGATAAATGGTATTCACCGCAATTGTGGAAAACGACCGTAGATCATACCGCCTATTTTAAATGCAATACTGTTGATGCTGACTATAGAGGGCTTGGCATAGGTTCAAAGCTGCTAACACTTGCTAAAGAGGTGTTAATTAAGCAAGGGGGGCAAGCTGGTGTCAGTCATTTGTGGCGTCAAAGCCCAGGTAATAGTGCAGTAGGCTACTTTACTAAGTGTGGTGGTGAATTAATTAAAGACCACCCTGATAAGTGGTATGCTGATAGTGTTGCAGGGTATGAATGTACTCTTTGCGCCAGAGATTGTCATTGCGTGGCTGCTGAGATGATTATTTACTTTAACTAA
- a CDS encoding NnrS family protein, translated as MQITDLSAENKITPFLRLGFRPFFLLGAIFSILSLMIWGLYLSGYLTIDLYGGGHWWHIHEMFYGFACAIIVGFLLTAVGNWTGQRGLNGNKLLFLVLLWLLGRLVLLFPQIFGSLASAIIDISFMPLAAYFLALPIIKVKNTRNLFFIPIFIVFTVFNIQFHLVAHGSNSLNMLATSYGMMMMVTLVMSVMAGRVTPMFTANGTQTSKVEPIIALEYATNTSIALIALSFFIHPWFSMPEIVLAILFFTAGLTQMLRWLRYKPWITFGVPLLWSLHSALMFIWIGLIALGIAYFSADIAKNHLWHILTIGGMAGLILAMIARVSLGHTGRPLKPAKLMSVAFAFISLAALVRTLGPVLDASRSVTYFNVSILCWTIAFGCFVIIYAPMLTSARKDGRPG; from the coding sequence ATGCAAATCACCGACTTATCTGCTGAAAACAAAATCACTCCGTTCTTGCGATTAGGCTTTCGCCCTTTCTTTTTATTAGGGGCTATATTCAGTATTTTATCGTTAATGATTTGGGGGCTTTATTTGTCCGGATATTTAACCATTGATTTATATGGTGGTGGGCACTGGTGGCATATTCATGAAATGTTTTACGGGTTTGCTTGCGCAATTATTGTTGGCTTTCTACTCACTGCTGTTGGCAATTGGACAGGTCAAAGAGGACTGAATGGCAATAAATTACTATTTTTAGTGTTGCTCTGGTTACTGGGAAGACTCGTATTACTCTTCCCACAAATATTTGGTAGCTTGGCTTCGGCAATTATAGATATTAGCTTTATGCCACTTGCCGCCTATTTCTTAGCGCTGCCAATCATTAAAGTAAAAAACACTCGAAATCTATTCTTCATCCCGATCTTTATTGTTTTTACTGTATTTAATATTCAATTTCATCTTGTCGCTCACGGTAGCAACAGTTTAAACATGCTTGCTACTAGCTACGGTATGATGATGATGGTCACTTTAGTCATGTCAGTTATGGCAGGTCGAGTAACCCCAATGTTTACTGCAAATGGCACACAAACGAGTAAAGTAGAACCCATTATTGCGCTCGAGTATGCAACCAATACAAGTATTGCGTTAATTGCTCTTAGCTTTTTTATTCACCCATGGTTTTCAATGCCTGAAATAGTGCTGGCGATATTATTCTTCACCGCAGGGCTCACTCAAATGCTCCGCTGGTTAAGATACAAACCTTGGATCACATTTGGTGTGCCATTACTTTGGTCGCTGCATAGTGCTTTAATGTTTATTTGGATTGGGTTAATTGCGTTAGGTATCGCCTATTTTAGTGCTGATATAGCTAAAAATCATCTATGGCATATTTTAACAATTGGTGGCATGGCAGGTTTAATTTTAGCGATGATCGCCAGAGTAAGTCTTGGTCACACAGGTCGCCCGTTGAAGCCGGCGAAACTAATGTCTGTTGCTTTTGCTTTTATTTCATTAGCAGCCTTAGTACGAACGTTAGGTCCTGTGCTTGATGCTAGTCGCTCAGTAACTTATTTTAATGTTTCTATTTTATGTTGGACTATTGCTTTTGGTTGCTTTGTTATTATATATGCACCAATGCTCACCAGCGCGCGCAAAGATGGCCGACCAGGTTAG